The following are from one region of the Paenibacillus protaetiae genome:
- the hisB gene encoding imidazoleglycerol-phosphate dehydratase HisB, whose amino-acid sequence MADNRAREASVARKTNETDIKLAFAVDGTGEVKIDTDVPFLNHMLDLFAKHGHFNLEVEARGDVDIDDHHTVEDIGICLGQTLREALGDKKGIKRYASVFVPMDEALAQVVIDVSNRPHFEYRAEYPSAQVGSFQVELVHEFLWKLALEARVTLHVIVHYGRNTHHMIEAVFKALGRALDEATSIDPRVQGVPSTKGVL is encoded by the coding sequence ATGGCGGACAATCGAGCACGCGAGGCATCGGTAGCGCGCAAAACAAATGAAACGGACATTAAGCTGGCTTTTGCAGTAGACGGAACGGGCGAGGTGAAAATCGACACGGACGTGCCTTTCCTCAATCATATGCTGGACCTGTTTGCGAAGCACGGCCACTTCAATCTGGAAGTGGAAGCGCGGGGCGACGTCGACATCGACGATCACCATACGGTAGAGGATATCGGCATTTGCCTCGGCCAAACGCTGCGAGAAGCGCTTGGCGACAAAAAAGGCATTAAACGTTACGCAAGCGTATTTGTTCCGATGGACGAAGCGCTGGCGCAAGTCGTTATCGACGTGAGCAACCGGCCGCATTTTGAATACCGGGCGGAATATCCGTCGGCGCAGGTCGGCAGCTTCCAAGTCGAGCTGGTGCATGAATTCCTGTGGAAGCTGGCGCTGGAAGCACGCGTTACGCTGCATGTCATCGTGCACTATGGGCGCAATACGCATCACATGATCGAGGCGGTGTTCAAAGCGCTTGGCCGTGCGCTGGACGAAGCGACTTCGATTGATCCTCGCGTGCAAGGAGTGCCTTCGACGAAAGGGGTGCTGTAG
- the hisG gene encoding ATP phosphoribosyltransferase, which translates to MSSAKPDLLKVAMPKGRIYKQASKLFRAAGLPIPADFDDTRKLVIELPEVGMEFIMAKPVDVPTYVEYGVADIGVVGKDVLMEEDKDVYELLDLGIAKCRMSVIGLPDWKPTIHPRVATKYPNVASQYFREQGQQVEVIKLNGSIELAPLIGLADRIVDMVETGQTLRENGLVEMKEIFGITSRLIANRVSYRMKNEAIQGLCDRLQSAIAAKV; encoded by the coding sequence ATGAGTAGCGCAAAGCCTGATTTATTAAAAGTAGCGATGCCCAAGGGGCGTATCTATAAGCAAGCCTCCAAGCTGTTTCGGGCGGCGGGGCTGCCGATTCCGGCCGATTTCGACGATACGCGCAAGCTCGTCATCGAGCTGCCGGAGGTTGGCATGGAATTTATTATGGCGAAGCCGGTTGATGTGCCAACTTATGTGGAATACGGCGTAGCCGATATTGGTGTTGTTGGCAAAGACGTGCTGATGGAGGAAGACAAAGACGTCTACGAGCTGCTGGACCTTGGCATTGCCAAATGCCGGATGTCCGTTATCGGACTGCCGGATTGGAAGCCAACGATCCATCCCCGCGTGGCGACGAAATACCCGAATGTCGCTTCGCAATATTTTCGCGAGCAGGGGCAGCAGGTTGAAGTGATCAAGCTGAACGGCTCCATCGAGCTTGCGCCGCTGATCGGCTTGGCCGACCGCATCGTCGATATGGTGGAAACGGGCCAAACGCTCCGCGAGAACGGATTGGTTGAGATGAAAGAGATATTTGGCATTACAAGCCGTTTAATTGCAAACCGGGTCAGCTACCGGATGAAAAATGAAGCGATACAAGGCCTATGCGACCGGCTGCAGTCGGCTATCGCTGCGAAAGTATAA
- a CDS encoding ATP phosphoribosyltransferase regulatory subunit: MAKPKVFEKPTGLKDYLPDAVAKLRQIERDVLSCMSGWGYEQMITPTLEYYDTVGVASSTSDAKLFKLLNHRGQTLVLRSDMTAPIARVVSSLLKATDFPLRLSYHANIFRAFEEEAGRDAEFFQTGVELVGDPSPEADAEIVALAVASLKAAGVSRFKIAIGHVGFLKGLLDETLPDQEEEQSQLKACLLGRDYVGYREQLRQLSLEEHVRQELEYILRLRGGQEICEQAMKLSSNESAQASIRHLCEVWDALVEYGVSEHVLIDLTMIGDFSYYTGMTFEGYASDHGFPVASGGRYDNLLSQFGRPAPATGFAMKTNRILELLSYGEDTGGERVLIAYDRAGRAEALAEAQRLRAEGVTVVTERMGIGFTPPVQANGCYKYGGTVYSDFHRFDGQKRKEAASNE, from the coding sequence ATGGCTAAGCCCAAAGTGTTTGAAAAACCAACCGGATTAAAAGACTACCTCCCGGATGCCGTAGCGAAGCTGCGCCAGATCGAACGGGATGTGCTCAGCTGCATGAGCGGTTGGGGATATGAGCAAATGATTACTCCTACGCTGGAGTATTACGATACAGTAGGTGTGGCCAGCTCCACATCGGACGCGAAACTGTTTAAACTGCTGAATCACCGCGGGCAAACGCTGGTGCTCCGTTCAGATATGACGGCGCCGATTGCGCGCGTTGTTTCGTCTTTATTGAAAGCAACGGATTTTCCGCTGCGATTGTCTTATCATGCGAATATTTTCCGCGCGTTTGAAGAGGAAGCGGGAAGAGACGCCGAGTTTTTCCAAACAGGCGTAGAGCTTGTTGGCGACCCGTCGCCGGAAGCGGATGCGGAGATCGTGGCACTCGCCGTCGCTTCGCTTAAAGCGGCCGGGGTAAGCCGGTTCAAAATCGCGATCGGGCATGTCGGCTTCCTGAAAGGGCTGCTCGACGAAACGCTGCCGGACCAAGAAGAAGAGCAAAGCCAGCTTAAAGCGTGCCTGCTTGGCCGTGACTATGTTGGTTACCGTGAGCAGCTGCGCCAGCTGTCGCTGGAGGAGCATGTACGGCAGGAGCTGGAGTACATTTTGCGTTTGCGCGGCGGTCAGGAAATTTGCGAGCAGGCCATGAAGCTGAGCAGCAATGAATCGGCACAAGCATCGATCCGCCATTTGTGCGAAGTATGGGATGCGCTTGTCGAATACGGCGTCAGCGAACATGTGCTGATTGACCTGACGATGATCGGCGATTTTTCGTATTATACAGGCATGACGTTTGAAGGATACGCATCCGATCACGGTTTCCCGGTTGCAAGCGGCGGCCGGTATGATAATTTGCTGTCGCAGTTCGGCCGGCCAGCGCCGGCAACCGGCTTCGCTATGAAGACGAACCGGATTCTGGAGCTGTTGTCGTATGGAGAGGACACGGGGGGAGAGCGGGTTCTTATCGCCTATGACCGGGCGGGCCGTGCGGAGGCGCTGGCCGAAGCGCAGCGGCTGCGCGCGGAAGGCGTAACGGTCGTGACGGAGCGGATGGGCATCGGCTTCACGCCGCCGGTTCAAGCAAACGGATGTTATAAGTATGGAGGTACCGTCTACAGCGATTTCCATAGGTTTGACGGGCAGAAAAGAAAGGAAGCGGCGAGCAATGAGTAG
- a CDS encoding acyltransferase: MRNVERYPVEGTNSLRQIYRTVSPWKGIRNFILIQLARYCPILPLKNMLYRSVGMKIGKDTAFALMVMPDVFFPERIRVGHNTIIGYNTTILAHEYLIQEYRLGDVIIGSNVMIGANSTILPGVTIGDYAVVAAGSVVHRSVPAHAFVGGNPLRDIRKQSAEGRRPAGEEVQPPLQESFSKPGSL; encoded by the coding sequence GTGCGCAATGTTGAACGCTATCCGGTAGAGGGCACGAATTCGCTGCGGCAAATTTACCGCACGGTCAGCCCCTGGAAAGGAATCCGCAATTTCATTCTGATTCAGCTCGCCAGATACTGCCCGATTTTACCGCTGAAAAACATGCTGTACCGTTCAGTCGGCATGAAGATCGGCAAAGATACTGCATTTGCGCTTATGGTCATGCCCGATGTTTTTTTTCCGGAACGGATTCGCGTCGGGCACAATACGATTATCGGGTATAACACGACGATATTGGCTCATGAGTATTTAATTCAGGAATACCGGCTGGGTGATGTCATTATCGGCTCCAATGTCATGATTGGAGCCAATTCAACCATATTGCCCGGCGTTACCATTGGCGATTACGCTGTTGTTGCAGCAGGGTCGGTTGTTCATCGGAGTGTTCCGGCGCATGCTTTTGTAGGGGGCAATCCGCTTCGCGACATTCGGAAACAGAGCGCGGAAGGAAGGCGGCCGGCTGGGGAAGAAGTCCAGCCGCCATTGCAAGAGTCGTTCAGCAAACCCGGTTCTTTATGA
- the lgt gene encoding prolipoprotein diacylglyceryl transferase — protein MNLPLLINPVAFSLGSLEVRWYGIILGTAALVGLLLAVQEGKRFKINPDFFMDLLLLGVPSAIIGARLYYVGFMWNDYKDRPLDIFKIWEGGIAIYGALIGAFICGFFYFRYKGYRFWRIADICAPSLIAGQLIGRWGNFMNQEAYGGEVSEHFLRHTLHLPDFIVNQMNVEGVYHHPTFLYESLWNLVGLIILLVLRRQRFLRAGELVASYFIWYSIGRFFIEALRTDSLAYQGPDWLASLMDALWSPMTIVFEQGYLDPVYGNIRISQLLALLLVIAAIVFIVIRRVNGWASERYLDPIVSTRQNVNDANGGNPANTSADVPAKTE, from the coding sequence ATGAATTTGCCACTTCTCATTAATCCGGTAGCCTTCTCGTTAGGTTCCCTGGAAGTACGGTGGTACGGCATTATTTTAGGAACGGCCGCCCTGGTCGGCCTGCTGCTTGCGGTACAAGAGGGCAAACGGTTCAAAATCAATCCGGATTTCTTTATGGATTTGCTGCTGCTTGGAGTCCCTTCCGCGATTATTGGCGCACGGCTGTATTATGTAGGTTTTATGTGGAATGACTATAAAGACCGTCCGCTTGATATTTTTAAAATATGGGAAGGCGGTATCGCCATCTACGGCGCTTTAATCGGCGCTTTCATATGCGGCTTCTTCTATTTCCGTTACAAAGGGTATCGCTTTTGGCGGATAGCCGATATTTGCGCTCCGTCCCTCATTGCCGGCCAGCTTATTGGCCGCTGGGGCAATTTTATGAACCAGGAAGCCTACGGCGGCGAGGTGTCCGAACACTTCCTGCGCCATACGCTCCATTTGCCTGATTTTATCGTTAATCAAATGAATGTGGAAGGCGTTTACCATCATCCGACGTTTCTGTATGAATCGCTTTGGAATTTGGTAGGGCTTATTATTTTACTCGTGCTGCGCCGTCAGCGGTTTTTGCGTGCCGGCGAGCTTGTAGCCAGCTATTTTATCTGGTATTCGATCGGCCGTTTCTTTATCGAAGCGCTCCGCACGGACAGCCTGGCTTATCAAGGGCCGGACTGGCTGGCATCGCTGATGGATGCATTGTGGTCGCCGATGACGATTGTATTCGAACAAGGTTATCTGGATCCGGTGTACGGCAACATCCGGATTTCGCAGCTGCTTGCGCTGCTGCTAGTTATTGCGGCTATCGTTTTTATCGTTATCCGCCGCGTAAACGGCTGGGCGTCGGAGCGTTATTTGGACCCGATTGTTTCAACCCGCCAAAACGTAAATGACGCTAACGGAGGCAATCCGGCAAATACTTCTGCTGATGTTCCAGCAAAGACGGAGTAA
- the hprK gene encoding HPr(Ser) kinase/phosphatase, whose protein sequence is MAKKVKVSELVHQFQLEILSGEDGLKRAISVDDLYRPGLEMAGYFDYHPIERVQLLGKTEISFISTLTSEERKFRLERLCHDETPCIIITRGLEPPAELIEYSSQRQIPVLRSQAATTILQSRLTDFLEKKLAPTATIHGVLVDVYGSGILITGGSGIGKSETALELVKRGHRLVADDAVEIRQTSDGQLYGSAPELIRHLLEIRGLGIINAMTLFGAGAIRNQKRITLVVKLENWQQDKQYDRLGLDEETTRIIDTDIPLLTVPVRPGRNLAVIIEVGAMNFRLKRMGYNAALQFTNKLTETIADDIDDYD, encoded by the coding sequence GTGGCTAAAAAAGTAAAGGTATCCGAGCTTGTCCACCAATTCCAGCTGGAAATCTTGTCCGGTGAAGACGGCTTGAAACGTGCTATATCTGTAGATGATTTGTACCGTCCCGGACTTGAAATGGCTGGCTACTTCGATTATCACCCGATTGAACGCGTTCAGCTGCTGGGAAAAACTGAAATTTCTTTTATTTCCACTTTAACAAGTGAGGAGCGCAAGTTCCGTCTGGAGCGGCTATGCCATGACGAGACGCCTTGCATTATTATTACGAGAGGCTTGGAGCCTCCTGCGGAGTTAATCGAATACTCCAGCCAGCGGCAAATTCCGGTATTGCGCAGCCAAGCGGCAACGACGATTTTGCAAAGCCGGCTGACAGATTTCCTGGAGAAAAAGCTGGCTCCAACGGCTACTATTCATGGCGTGCTGGTCGATGTATACGGCTCCGGCATCCTGATTACGGGAGGCAGCGGCATCGGTAAAAGCGAAACAGCACTTGAGCTGGTCAAACGCGGCCATCGCCTTGTGGCGGACGATGCGGTCGAAATCCGCCAAACGTCCGACGGCCAGCTGTACGGCAGCGCTCCCGAGCTTATCCGCCACCTGCTGGAAATCCGCGGTCTCGGCATCATTAATGCGATGACTTTGTTCGGTGCAGGGGCGATTCGCAACCAGAAACGGATTACTCTTGTCGTGAAGCTGGAAAACTGGCAGCAAGACAAGCAATACGACCGCCTCGGGCTGGATGAAGAAACGACGCGCATTATCGATACCGATATTCCGCTGCTTACCGTACCGGTTCGTCCCGGACGAAACCTTGCGGTTATCATTGAGGTTGGCGCGATGAATTTCCGTCTGAAGCGAATGGGCTACAATGCCGCATTGCAGTTCACGAATAAGCTGACGGAAACGATCGCGGACGATATTGACGATTACGATTGA
- a CDS encoding DUF4179 domain-containing protein, with translation MKHNGLNGGEHKDEYTVQGDEIDEQQLIDKQCMELAINSLDDNKLDHAIVAGMKQGQSMNRSIHRSKALLPIAAAICAFVLFATAVHVSPAFAAALREIPGLKSFVQLLASDNSLKQAIDEDFVQSVNVSDHKGGYTLTVHGVIADNQRFVLLYSVAGVTSDKLPSVEDFQLLDGDNEEIQGMIASDVYGDTTGSTELTQYKTIDVMMETGKPVPDQIRFRVKVMGQWLEADFPIDHERFDHLEETVMLHRFFEIAGQRFEIEKAVITPLRTTLVFHNDPANSKQPNSFIDARIVDEKGRMMPFTNGFGTAGDEQFSMQFQSSFFTKAKHLTFETDGLLLSDKNQKLTVNTDTLETLAAPDKRMRLELAVPTNEGIELTFLISDLMGPELHYGFTMFQDQVPFYDGAGRRYSMIQPKGVHSVWRQSAGSGETRVYYTIPKEDYKQPLTFDVYQYPGYVLQNVELPIK, from the coding sequence TTGAAACATAACGGCCTAAACGGCGGGGAGCATAAGGACGAATATACGGTGCAGGGCGATGAGATAGATGAACAACAACTTATAGATAAACAGTGCATGGAGCTGGCAATCAACAGCTTGGATGACAATAAGCTGGATCATGCCATTGTTGCAGGGATGAAACAAGGCCAGAGCATGAATCGTTCCATTCATCGGAGTAAAGCATTGCTGCCGATTGCCGCGGCCATATGCGCTTTTGTCCTGTTTGCAACAGCTGTTCACGTATCTCCGGCATTTGCAGCGGCGCTTCGTGAAATTCCCGGGTTAAAAAGCTTTGTCCAGCTGTTGGCCAGTGATAACTCGCTGAAGCAGGCTATTGACGAGGACTTTGTCCAGTCGGTTAATGTCAGCGACCATAAAGGCGGATACACCCTGACTGTTCACGGTGTGATTGCGGACAATCAGCGGTTTGTACTTTTATATTCTGTGGCAGGAGTGACATCTGATAAGCTTCCATCCGTAGAGGACTTTCAGCTGCTGGATGGTGATAACGAGGAGATTCAGGGTATGATAGCATCGGATGTTTATGGTGATACGACTGGTTCAACAGAACTTACTCAATATAAAACAATAGACGTGATGATGGAAACGGGGAAGCCGGTTCCCGATCAAATCCGGTTTCGTGTTAAAGTGATGGGTCAATGGCTGGAGGCGGATTTTCCAATTGACCATGAGCGGTTTGACCATTTGGAGGAAACCGTTATGCTTCATCGGTTTTTTGAAATAGCCGGCCAGCGGTTCGAGATTGAAAAAGCGGTTATTACACCGCTGCGCACGACGCTTGTATTTCATAATGATCCGGCAAACAGCAAGCAGCCGAATTCCTTTATTGATGCCCGTATAGTTGACGAAAAAGGCCGCATGATGCCATTTACAAACGGCTTTGGCACAGCCGGCGATGAACAGTTTTCAATGCAGTTCCAAAGCAGCTTTTTTACGAAAGCGAAGCATCTGACCTTTGAGACAGACGGGCTACTATTATCCGATAAAAATCAAAAGTTAACCGTGAATACGGATACACTTGAAACGCTGGCGGCACCTGACAAGCGGATGAGGCTGGAATTGGCTGTGCCAACGAACGAAGGGATCGAGCTCACCTTTCTGATCAGCGATCTAATGGGGCCTGAGCTTCATTACGGATTTACGATGTTTCAGGATCAAGTGCCATTTTATGACGGAGCGGGTCGCAGATATTCGATGATACAGCCTAAAGGGGTTCATTCCGTATGGAGGCAGAGTGCCGGCAGTGGGGAAACCCGCGTATATTACACGATTCCCAAGGAGGACTATAAGCAGCCGCTTACGTTTGATGTTTATCAGTACCCGGGTTATGTGCTGCAAAATGTGGAGCTTCCGATAAAATAA
- a CDS encoding sigma-70 family RNA polymerase sigma factor, giving the protein MERDQLAEAALRGDEDALLKRIQVDKRQMYAIAYSYMRSESDALEAIQETVCRVWLKRKSLRDPKLFSTWMMRILIRVCIDEKRKRKREMIVEWPNSFYDKSAEAEDRMQQHSTERLDMTMMLQQLPPEQRMVVTLKYYRDMTLTEIAALMGKPEGSIKTWLHKALKRMRKQMAATNPEMVAEVNRLET; this is encoded by the coding sequence ATGGAACGGGACCAATTGGCCGAAGCGGCTTTGCGCGGCGATGAGGATGCGCTGCTGAAACGGATACAAGTCGATAAACGCCAAATGTATGCGATTGCTTATTCGTATATGAGAAGCGAAAGCGATGCGCTGGAAGCGATACAGGAGACGGTATGCCGTGTATGGCTGAAACGCAAATCGCTGCGCGACCCGAAATTATTTTCAACATGGATGATGCGCATCCTGATCCGTGTATGTATAGATGAGAAACGCAAACGAAAACGTGAAATGATTGTCGAATGGCCGAATTCATTTTATGACAAGTCTGCTGAAGCGGAAGATAGGATGCAGCAGCATTCGACAGAACGGCTTGATATGACCATGATGCTGCAGCAATTGCCGCCGGAGCAAAGAATGGTCGTTACGCTGAAATATTACCGGGATATGACGCTGACTGAAATAGCCGCCTTAATGGGCAAGCCGGAAGGTTCCATTAAAACCTGGCTTCATAAAGCGTTAAAAAGAATGAGGAAACAAATGGCGGCAACGAATCCGGAGATGGTTGCGGAGGTGAACAGACTTGAAACATAA
- a CDS encoding ABC transporter ATP-binding protein, with translation MAGVRLEHIFKKYPGSDKASVTDVNLDIKDKEFLVLVGPSGCGKSTTLRMIAGLEEISEGKLFIGDRLVNDVAPKDRDIAMVFQSYALYPHMNVYQNMAFGLKLRKFKKADIDKRVREAAKILDIEHLLDRKPKALSGGQRQRVALGRAIVREPQVFLMDEPLSNLDAKLRGQMRAEISKLTKRLETTTIYVTHDQIEAMTMGDRIVVMKDGFIQQVDTPEQLYNHPINIFVAGFIGAPSMNFITGSLTESGGTLRFKASGIDVVVPEGRAATLRSKGYIGKEVILGIRPEDLHEEPVFMEASPNTIVNAHVEVAENLGHEMYLYLNGIGTDTVIARVDGRSTLRDGANVKLALDMNKAHIFDKESEQNVFEV, from the coding sequence ATGGCAGGCGTACGCTTAGAACATATCTTCAAAAAATACCCAGGTTCCGACAAAGCTTCGGTAACTGACGTTAACCTTGATATCAAGGATAAGGAATTTCTCGTATTGGTTGGTCCATCCGGTTGCGGTAAATCGACCACGCTTCGTATGATTGCAGGTCTTGAAGAAATTTCGGAAGGTAAATTGTTTATCGGCGACCGTCTTGTGAACGACGTAGCTCCTAAAGACCGCGACATCGCGATGGTATTCCAATCCTACGCGTTGTATCCGCACATGAACGTATACCAAAACATGGCTTTTGGTCTTAAACTTCGCAAATTCAAAAAAGCGGACATCGACAAACGCGTTCGTGAAGCCGCTAAAATTCTTGATATCGAACATTTGCTGGACCGCAAACCGAAAGCTCTGTCCGGTGGTCAACGCCAACGCGTTGCCTTGGGCCGCGCTATCGTCCGTGAACCGCAAGTATTCTTGATGGACGAACCTCTTTCCAACTTGGATGCTAAACTTCGCGGTCAAATGCGCGCGGAAATCAGCAAACTGACAAAACGCCTTGAAACAACAACGATCTATGTAACACATGACCAGATCGAAGCTATGACGATGGGCGACCGTATCGTTGTTATGAAAGACGGCTTTATTCAACAAGTGGATACGCCGGAACAACTGTACAACCACCCAATCAACATTTTCGTAGCAGGCTTTATTGGCGCTCCTTCGATGAACTTCATCACTGGTTCGCTGACAGAGTCCGGCGGTACGCTCCGCTTTAAAGCATCCGGCATCGACGTCGTTGTACCTGAAGGCCGCGCAGCTACGCTTCGCTCCAAAGGTTACATCGGCAAAGAAGTTATTCTCGGCATTCGCCCGGAAGATCTTCATGAAGAGCCGGTATTCATGGAAGCATCGCCTAACACAATCGTGAACGCTCACGTAGAAGTAGCGGAAAACCTTGGTCATGAAATGTACCTGTACCTGAACGGTATCGGCACTGACACAGTTATCGCTCGTGTTGACGGCCGCTCGACGCTTCGTGACGGTGCAAACGTTAAGCTTGCACTGGACATGAACAAAGCACACATCTTCGACAAAGAATCCGAACAAAACGTATTCGAAGTTTAA
- a CDS encoding PucR family transcriptional regulator has translation MTSTTEWLQPLQSILNRPIRIVTFPLAVWNDLSIEASAQYSAPAEGQRLERDETIRFVVQVHPDVIDALEVQQADLNETEKELISWTIRLYASKVSKKKSVSETESAALKISEWLLAQLRAEEPVFSLPDHLTNGGRLFAEMIPFLLITEYSNTKQTSFAELEKLLTSFLGEDILLIPMDTCEWLIWGPSSLLKDADSELKEEMEETVEDTLASICSGLHDMLTSEWIGDCHLAVSYPVVPAKGMVETAILLRETINLGRKFQVGSNIHLPWMLNLERILNSIPENMRVRFLEQALKRTDLFLEAEMLTTLETFFALDCNVSETAKKLYIHRNTLLYRLDKLKNETGLDVRLFRDAVLVKIILLLYKVTKSI, from the coding sequence ATGACCAGCACGACAGAGTGGCTGCAGCCGCTGCAGAGCATTTTAAACCGTCCTATTCGTATTGTCACTTTTCCGCTGGCGGTATGGAACGACCTGTCTATTGAAGCGAGTGCGCAATACTCGGCTCCCGCGGAAGGACAACGGCTAGAACGGGATGAAACGATCCGGTTTGTCGTTCAAGTCCATCCGGATGTGATTGATGCACTGGAAGTGCAGCAAGCTGATTTGAACGAAACGGAAAAGGAATTGATCAGCTGGACGATCCGCTTGTACGCCAGCAAAGTGTCGAAAAAGAAATCCGTATCGGAGACGGAGTCCGCTGCGCTTAAAATCAGCGAATGGCTGCTTGCGCAGCTGCGTGCGGAAGAGCCGGTTTTTTCGCTTCCCGACCATTTGACCAACGGCGGAAGGCTCTTTGCGGAAATGATCCCATTCTTGCTTATAACCGAATATTCGAATACGAAACAAACCTCTTTTGCGGAATTGGAGAAGCTGCTCACTTCTTTCCTTGGCGAAGATATTTTGCTTATCCCGATGGATACGTGCGAATGGCTTATTTGGGGCCCTTCCTCGCTGCTCAAGGACGCCGACTCGGAGCTGAAGGAAGAAATGGAGGAGACGGTGGAGGATACGCTGGCTTCGATCTGCTCCGGTCTGCATGACATGCTGACCAGCGAATGGATCGGCGATTGCCACCTTGCTGTGTCTTATCCCGTTGTCCCGGCCAAAGGCATGGTTGAAACGGCCATTCTGCTCCGTGAAACGATTAACTTGGGCCGCAAATTTCAAGTCGGGTCTAATATCCACCTTCCGTGGATGCTGAATCTGGAGCGGATTTTAAACAGCATTCCGGAAAATATGCGCGTTCGTTTTTTGGAGCAGGCGCTAAAACGGACGGACTTGTTTCTGGAAGCTGAGATGCTGACGACGCTGGAAACTTTTTTTGCCCTCGACTGCAATGTGAGCGAGACAGCAAAAAAGCTGTATATTCACCGCAATACGCTGCTCTACCGGCTGGATAAGCTGAAAAACGAGACAGGCCTGGATGTAAGGCTGTTCCGGGATGCCGTACTTGTCAAAATTATATTACTATTGTACAAAGTGACGAAAAGCATATAA
- a CDS encoding MraY family glycosyltransferase, whose protein sequence is MIYWLAAICSLVLSVLFVPLFRSLALKLGFVDQPNKRKIHRKPIPLMGGTAIYLSCCIAIVSFLGLEPLSITILIGGGVLVIIGLMDDAFKSKGRDFPVWPRVIFYAAVAAFPLIYDIQIMGIRNPASGIYISFPEWVSAIATFFWIFALINMINFIDGVDGLASGVCTLAAFTLLIAALVKGQNDTALVAASLGGASIGFLAYNFYPARIFMGDAGATFLGYTLAVVAVDGAFKKATFVTVLVPLLALGLPIMDTAIVMIRRLIAGKGLHVADKMHTHHTLMRWGLNQVQTVSFLYLIAALFSLLSILLLLTTG, encoded by the coding sequence ATGATCTATTGGTTGGCGGCAATATGCAGCTTGGTATTATCCGTATTATTCGTGCCGTTATTTCGCTCGCTGGCGCTAAAGCTTGGCTTTGTAGACCAGCCCAATAAGCGCAAAATCCACCGCAAACCGATTCCGCTTATGGGCGGTACGGCCATTTATTTAAGCTGCTGTATCGCCATCGTCAGTTTTCTTGGCCTGGAGCCGCTTAGCATTACGATATTGATTGGCGGCGGCGTGCTCGTTATTATCGGTTTAATGGACGACGCATTCAAGTCCAAAGGACGCGATTTCCCCGTTTGGCCTCGAGTCATTTTTTATGCCGCGGTGGCGGCTTTCCCTTTAATTTACGATATTCAAATCATGGGTATACGCAACCCGGCTTCGGGCATATATATCAGCTTTCCGGAATGGGTTTCGGCGATAGCAACGTTCTTCTGGATATTTGCTCTCATCAATATGATCAACTTTATTGACGGTGTGGACGGACTTGCATCCGGCGTCTGTACATTAGCCGCTTTTACGCTGCTTATCGCCGCACTGGTGAAGGGGCAAAATGATACGGCGCTGGTAGCGGCAAGCCTTGGAGGAGCAAGCATCGGGTTTTTGGCATATAACTTTTATCCGGCGCGGATTTTTATGGGAGACGCTGGGGCGACTTTTTTAGGTTATACGCTAGCGGTTGTGGCGGTTGACGGCGCGTTTAAAAAGGCAACTTTCGTCACGGTGCTTGTTCCGCTGCTGGCGCTTGGCCTGCCGATTATGGATACGGCCATTGTGATGATCCGGCGCCTGATCGCCGGCAAAGGGCTGCATGTAGCGGATAAAATGCATACGCATCATACGTTAATGCGCTGGGGGCTTAATCAGGTGCAGACAGTATCGTTTCTTTATTTAATTGCGGCCTTGTTTTCACTGCTGTCGATTTTGCTGCTGCTTACAACAGGCTGA